From Amycolatopsis sp. YIM 10, the proteins below share one genomic window:
- a CDS encoding response regulator transcription factor has translation MVTEPVVHIVDDDDDVRQSLVFLLESVGVQALTYPDGDAFLREFDPGEVAVVIVDVRMPGISGFQLQERLLEMDYPGPVVFCSAHGDIPMSVRAVTHGAVDFLEKPYQPQRMLELVQAQLEQARARFAEHADRRAVRERLRTLTPREREVLRLVIEGLPSQVIARRLGASIKTIDVHRARIKAKTEADSLGALVRDILLHRFTV, from the coding sequence ATGGTGACCGAACCCGTGGTGCACATCGTCGACGATGACGACGATGTGCGGCAGTCGCTGGTTTTCCTGCTCGAAAGCGTCGGCGTGCAGGCGCTGACCTATCCCGACGGCGACGCGTTCCTGCGCGAATTCGATCCCGGCGAGGTCGCCGTGGTCATCGTCGACGTGCGGATGCCGGGCATCAGCGGTTTCCAGTTGCAGGAACGCCTGCTGGAGATGGACTATCCCGGACCGGTGGTGTTCTGCTCCGCCCACGGTGACATCCCGATGTCGGTCCGCGCCGTGACGCACGGCGCGGTCGACTTCCTGGAAAAGCCCTACCAGCCGCAGCGCATGCTCGAACTGGTGCAGGCGCAACTGGAACAGGCCCGCGCGCGGTTCGCCGAGCACGCCGACCGGCGGGCCGTGCGGGAGCGGCTGCGAACCCTCACCCCACGCGAGCGCGAGGTGCTCCGGCTGGTCATCGAGGGGCTGCCCAGCCAGGTCATCGCCCGGCGGCTCGGCGCCAGCATCAAGACCATCGACGTGCACCGAGCGCGGATCAAGGCCAAAACCGAGGCGGACAGCCTCGGCGCGCTCGTGCGCGACATCCTCCTGCACCGCTTCACCGTCTGA
- a CDS encoding aminotransferase class III-fold pyridoxal phosphate-dependent enzyme, with translation MKRFWHPMGPSTPDPDRETLVIVAGEGNHVTDSEGNRLLDGVAGLWNVNVGHNRPEVKAAIHAQLDQLAYYQMFDGVAHPRVYDLADRLTAMFDQEDMQRVMFGSNGSDAVETALKMARQYWIAAGRPARTQFLSLRNGYHGLHIGGTSIGGNAVYHHNHGPLMPGTHLLDAPWLYRNPWRTDDPDELTDHLVRQLEDRIEFLGGHTIAAFVAEPVQGAGGVIVPPEHYWRRVREVLDRHDILLIADEVVTGFGRTGNLLGSRGWGVSPDILCFAKGITAGYIPLAATLFNGRISEAIENGPGFSNVVMHGYTYSGHPTACAAALAVLDLVEAEDLPGNAASVGAVLLEALKDLERHDVVGETRGKGLMAAVDLVADKRTREPVDPASGIALRIAAQARREGVVVRPAGTKIIISPPLTLTAEEARTIVRAIDTAVDAVG, from the coding sequence ATGAAGAGGTTCTGGCACCCGATGGGGCCGTCGACACCCGACCCGGATCGCGAGACCCTGGTCATCGTCGCCGGTGAGGGGAACCACGTCACCGACAGCGAAGGCAACCGGCTCCTCGACGGGGTGGCCGGACTGTGGAACGTCAACGTCGGCCACAACCGGCCGGAGGTCAAGGCCGCCATCCACGCCCAGCTGGACCAGCTGGCCTACTACCAGATGTTCGACGGCGTCGCGCATCCCCGCGTCTACGACCTCGCCGACCGGCTCACCGCGATGTTCGACCAGGAGGACATGCAGCGCGTGATGTTCGGTTCCAACGGTTCCGACGCCGTGGAAACCGCGCTGAAGATGGCCCGGCAGTACTGGATCGCCGCGGGCCGGCCCGCCCGCACGCAGTTCCTGTCGCTGCGCAACGGTTACCACGGCCTGCACATCGGCGGGACCTCGATCGGCGGCAACGCGGTGTACCACCACAACCACGGTCCCCTGATGCCGGGAACGCACCTGCTGGACGCGCCGTGGCTGTACCGCAACCCGTGGCGGACCGACGACCCGGACGAGCTGACCGACCACCTCGTCCGCCAGCTCGAGGACAGGATCGAGTTCCTCGGCGGGCACACCATCGCGGCGTTCGTCGCCGAGCCGGTGCAGGGAGCCGGTGGCGTGATCGTGCCACCCGAGCACTACTGGCGCCGCGTGCGCGAGGTGCTCGACCGCCACGACATCCTGCTGATCGCCGACGAGGTCGTCACCGGATTCGGCCGCACCGGCAATCTCCTCGGCAGCCGGGGCTGGGGCGTCTCGCCGGACATCCTCTGCTTCGCCAAGGGCATCACCGCGGGCTACATCCCGCTCGCCGCGACCCTGTTCAACGGCCGGATCAGCGAGGCCATCGAGAACGGGCCCGGCTTCTCCAACGTGGTGATGCACGGTTACACCTACAGCGGCCACCCCACCGCGTGTGCCGCGGCACTGGCCGTGCTCGACCTGGTCGAGGCCGAGGACCTGCCCGGCAACGCCGCCTCGGTCGGGGCGGTGCTGCTCGAAGCGCTCAAGGACCTCGAACGCCACGACGTGGTGGGCGAGACGCGGGGCAAGGGGCTGATGGCGGCCGTGGATCTCGTCGCCGACAAGCGCACCCGCGAACCGGTCGATCCGGCTTCCGGGATCGCACTGCGGATCGCCGCGCAAGCCCGTCGTGAGGGAGTCGTCGTGCGGCCCGCCGGAACGAAGATCATCATTTCGCCCCCGCTGACGCTGACCGCCGAAGAAGCCCGCACCATCGTGCGCGCGATCGACACCGCGGTGGACGCCGTCGGCTGA
- a CDS encoding amidase: MTGDRLWQPWSLRELVADTTAAAHTSRSRIEATESRVLAWVTRDVPAVEPPRSGPLAGVPFGVKDIIDVAGLPTRCGSPLRADAAPARDDASIVTAWRRTGAMPAGKTVSTEFAYFSPGQTRNPAAVGHTPGGSSSGSAAAVAAGHVPLALGSQTAGSVTRPASFCGVAALVLSHGRFPGTGVVGLSPSLDSHGFFAARVTDLALAWSALTGCPDPATTADVPPRLLIWRPRHVDPPMAAALNHSRDQLAGTGAQVDEFTDGHLVDRLTTAHPVIMAYEAARERAAELALAPRLSRELATLLRTGADTSRQDYDDARRVVADTHRPIAELFSRYDAIIGPAAPGPAPAGLAATGDPVLSRPWQALGLPVLTVPGLRTEQGLPLGLQLIGTSWREDALLTTGCWVEHALTR, from the coding sequence GTGACCGGCGACCGGCTCTGGCAGCCGTGGTCGCTGCGGGAACTCGTCGCGGACACCACGGCGGCCGCGCACACCTCCCGGTCCCGGATCGAAGCGACCGAATCGCGGGTCCTGGCCTGGGTGACGCGTGACGTCCCCGCCGTCGAGCCACCCCGCAGTGGTCCGCTGGCGGGGGTGCCGTTCGGGGTCAAGGACATCATCGACGTCGCGGGCCTGCCCACCCGGTGCGGATCACCGTTGCGCGCGGATGCCGCACCGGCGCGGGACGACGCGTCGATCGTGACCGCGTGGCGCCGCACCGGGGCGATGCCCGCCGGGAAAACGGTGAGCACCGAGTTCGCCTACTTCTCCCCCGGCCAGACGCGCAACCCCGCCGCGGTCGGCCACACTCCCGGCGGTTCCTCCAGCGGATCCGCCGCCGCGGTCGCCGCCGGGCACGTGCCACTGGCGCTGGGCTCACAGACCGCCGGATCGGTCACCCGGCCTGCTTCGTTCTGCGGTGTCGCGGCACTGGTGCTCAGCCACGGCCGGTTCCCCGGCACCGGTGTCGTGGGCCTGAGCCCGAGCTTGGACAGCCACGGCTTCTTCGCCGCCCGTGTCACGGATCTCGCGCTGGCCTGGTCGGCGTTGACCGGCTGCCCCGATCCGGCGACGACCGCGGACGTCCCGCCGCGGCTGCTGATCTGGCGGCCCCGCCACGTCGACCCGCCGATGGCCGCCGCGCTGAACCACTCACGGGACCAGCTGGCCGGGACCGGTGCCCAGGTCGACGAGTTCACCGACGGGCATCTCGTCGACCGGCTCACGACCGCTCATCCGGTGATCATGGCCTACGAGGCGGCCCGCGAACGCGCCGCGGAACTGGCCCTCGCACCCCGGCTGAGCCGGGAACTGGCCACGTTGCTGCGCACCGGCGCCGACACCTCCCGCCAGGACTACGACGACGCCCGCCGCGTCGTCGCCGACACGCACCGCCCGATCGCGGAGTTGTTCTCCCGCTACGACGCCATCATCGGTCCCGCGGCACCCGGACCGGCACCGGCCGGCCTCGCCGCCACGGGCGATCCCGTGCTGAGCAGGCCCTGGCAGGCACTCGGGCTGCCGGTGCTCACCGTGCCCGGCCTGCGCACCGAACAGGGACTTCCCTTGGGGCTTCAGCTGATCGGCACGTCCTGGCGCGAAGACGCCTTGCTCACCACCGGCTGCTGGGTGGAACACGCCCTCACCCGCTGA
- a CDS encoding flavin reductase encodes MSELTQAQREFRAAMANLSAAVNVVTTDGPRGLAGMTVSAACSVTDSPPTVLVCVNRLSRSREILVANGRVCVNILGAEQEELAMHFAGATKVPTAERFGTDRWDLESEDVPVLRGAPASVLGRIVAEQPQGSHSVVFVEVDKVITHDDSGALVYFRRRFHSLTA; translated from the coding sequence GTGTCAGAGCTGACCCAAGCCCAGCGCGAGTTCCGCGCCGCGATGGCGAACCTGTCGGCCGCGGTCAACGTGGTGACCACCGACGGTCCCCGCGGTCTCGCGGGAATGACCGTCAGCGCGGCGTGTTCGGTCACCGATTCGCCGCCGACGGTCCTGGTGTGCGTCAACCGGTTGAGCCGTTCCCGCGAGATACTCGTCGCCAACGGGCGCGTCTGCGTCAACATCCTCGGTGCCGAGCAGGAGGAGCTGGCGATGCACTTCGCCGGTGCGACGAAGGTGCCGACCGCCGAGCGGTTCGGCACCGACCGCTGGGACCTGGAGTCCGAGGACGTCCCGGTGCTGCGCGGGGCACCGGCGTCGGTGCTCGGCAGGATCGTCGCCGAGCAGCCGCAGGGCTCGCATTCGGTGGTGTTCGTCGAGGTCGACAAGGTGATCACCCACGACGACAGCGGTGCGCTGGTCTACTTCCGGCGCCGGTTCCACAGCTTGACCGCCTGA
- a CDS encoding ATP-binding protein, whose product MQVEPQAPELTTQDFVAMMHASRMCVLIHDAATKNILWANPAACEMLEWSVTELRPLKANDMSSSAQQYDRVLGRAWLQEAAERGFNRVEWHYRSRSGRVIPTDAVAVRVELSQGPALMVQFRDIEREQAVERQLRLTTSWVDALAHYTSTAAFMLDAAGVVRFATDTATALIGAEAAEPLGKVTDYGRLRLDGRVRTWEEVHRRATPATTVQLEIPGGANGEPVWLEGSLENLGTGDASLMILHDVSERIQGQVRRERELHQENYLARYTAMGDMAMAIAHELGQPLAAAGNFLAGARADAQATAPRVVYGIDNAVRQVERAATIVGSVRAFVGHLEQVEQVADLNDIVGECLYFVRLRAEPAGVEVLADLGETPVEVRCERVLTGQVVLNLCFNAIDEMAAGDPSRRHLRITTSATGDAGVVTVDDEGRGLGHDPFARTFTSKEHGSGIGLALSYRIITRQHGTMWAEPSPAGGSRFGFSLPFAAG is encoded by the coding sequence GTGCAGGTCGAACCGCAGGCTCCCGAGCTGACCACGCAGGACTTCGTCGCGATGATGCACGCCAGCAGAATGTGCGTGCTCATCCACGACGCGGCCACCAAGAACATCCTGTGGGCCAATCCGGCCGCGTGCGAAATGCTCGAGTGGAGTGTCACCGAGTTGCGGCCGCTCAAGGCCAACGACATGAGCAGCTCCGCGCAGCAGTACGATCGCGTGCTCGGCCGCGCCTGGCTGCAAGAAGCCGCCGAGCGGGGGTTCAACCGCGTCGAGTGGCACTACCGGAGCAGGTCGGGGCGGGTCATCCCGACGGACGCGGTGGCGGTCCGGGTGGAACTGTCGCAGGGTCCCGCGTTGATGGTGCAGTTCCGCGACATCGAGCGGGAACAGGCGGTAGAACGGCAGCTGCGCCTCACCACGTCCTGGGTGGACGCGCTGGCCCACTACACATCCACGGCCGCGTTCATGCTCGACGCCGCCGGCGTGGTGCGGTTCGCCACCGACACCGCGACCGCGCTGATCGGCGCCGAGGCGGCCGAGCCCTTGGGCAAGGTGACCGACTACGGGCGGCTACGACTCGATGGGCGCGTCCGCACCTGGGAAGAGGTCCATCGCCGGGCGACACCGGCCACCACCGTGCAGCTGGAGATCCCCGGCGGCGCGAACGGCGAGCCGGTGTGGCTGGAGGGCAGCCTCGAGAACCTCGGAACAGGTGACGCCTCGCTGATGATCCTGCACGACGTGTCCGAGCGCATCCAGGGCCAGGTTCGCCGGGAACGCGAGCTGCACCAGGAGAACTACCTCGCGCGCTACACCGCGATGGGTGACATGGCGATGGCCATCGCGCACGAGCTCGGCCAGCCGCTGGCCGCCGCGGGGAACTTCCTGGCCGGTGCCCGCGCCGACGCGCAGGCCACCGCACCCCGTGTCGTCTACGGCATCGACAACGCGGTGCGCCAGGTCGAGCGCGCCGCCACCATCGTCGGGTCGGTACGCGCGTTCGTCGGCCATCTCGAACAGGTCGAGCAGGTGGCCGACCTCAACGACATCGTCGGGGAATGCCTGTACTTCGTGCGCCTGCGCGCCGAACCCGCCGGAGTGGAGGTCCTGGCCGATCTCGGCGAAACCCCGGTCGAGGTGCGGTGTGAACGGGTGCTGACCGGGCAGGTGGTGCTCAACCTGTGCTTCAACGCCATCGACGAGATGGCGGCCGGTGATCCGTCGCGGCGCCATCTGAGGATCACCACCAGCGCCACCGGCGACGCCGGGGTGGTCACCGTCGACGACGAAGGCCGGGGCCTGGGGCACGATCCCTTCGCACGGACGTTCACCTCCAAGGAGCACGGCAGCGGGATCGGGCTGGCGCTGAGCTACCGGATCATCACCCGCCAGCACGGCACCATGTGGGCCGAACCTTCCCCGGCCGGCGGTTCCCGCTTCGGCTTCAGCCTCCCGTTCGCTGCCGGGTAA
- a CDS encoding acyl-CoA dehydrogenase family protein, translated as MVHVQDSVDTTAVFDEVLAELEQRRTEFRAQRFVPKDFVERLKQTGLYRSATPAKFGGEPLPPARFLDRIERISAVDGSTGWVASFAFSQVYLAALPLETQAELYRDGPDLAFAGGLFPIQPATATDRGFLVDGHWKFASGCMGADVLGVGIPGDESNDGKPRTAVLRPDQVEIVQDWDVAGMRGTGSFDLVVRNVEVPREWTFTRGGEPTVDEPLYRYPAVAYAAQVLAVTGAGIARAALDHAERVGGGYAGVTGAPKLADRSYYRTEVAAAEAALRSARAWFYDLSHEVWETVVSGGDATDEQNAHLRLASAYLARTASETVGKIVEISGTAPIHNDHPLQLLLRDALVPKQHAFLGPAMYDSAGAVLMGLPPTTAGFR; from the coding sequence ATGGTGCACGTCCAGGATTCCGTGGACACCACTGCGGTTTTCGACGAGGTGCTGGCGGAACTCGAGCAGCGGCGGACCGAGTTCCGTGCGCAGCGGTTCGTGCCGAAGGACTTCGTCGAACGACTGAAGCAGACCGGCCTGTACCGTTCGGCTACTCCCGCGAAATTCGGCGGCGAACCATTGCCACCGGCTCGATTCCTGGACCGGATCGAGCGGATCTCGGCGGTCGACGGCTCCACCGGCTGGGTGGCCAGCTTCGCCTTCTCCCAGGTCTACCTGGCCGCGCTGCCGCTGGAAACCCAGGCGGAGCTTTACCGGGACGGCCCGGACCTGGCGTTCGCCGGCGGTCTCTTCCCGATCCAGCCCGCCACCGCCACCGACCGCGGCTTCCTGGTCGACGGGCACTGGAAGTTCGCCAGCGGCTGCATGGGCGCCGACGTCCTCGGTGTCGGCATTCCCGGCGACGAATCGAACGACGGCAAGCCGCGAACCGCGGTGCTGCGTCCCGATCAGGTGGAAATCGTCCAGGACTGGGACGTGGCGGGCATGCGCGGCACGGGGTCCTTCGATCTGGTCGTGCGCAACGTGGAAGTGCCGCGCGAGTGGACGTTCACCCGGGGTGGAGAGCCCACTGTGGACGAACCGCTCTACCGGTACCCGGCCGTCGCCTACGCCGCTCAGGTGCTGGCCGTCACCGGTGCCGGGATCGCCCGCGCCGCGCTCGATCACGCCGAGCGGGTGGGCGGTGGCTACGCCGGGGTGACCGGGGCGCCCAAGCTGGCGGACCGGTCCTACTACCGGACCGAGGTCGCCGCCGCCGAGGCCGCGCTCCGCTCGGCGAGGGCGTGGTTCTACGACCTCAGCCACGAGGTGTGGGAGACGGTCGTATCCGGTGGCGACGCCACCGACGAGCAGAACGCCCACCTCAGGCTCGCTTCCGCGTACCTGGCCAGGACGGCCTCCGAGACCGTCGGCAAGATCGTCGAAATCTCCGGCACCGCGCCGATCCACAACGACCACCCGCTGCAACTGCTGTTGCGAGACGCGCTGGTGCCCAAGCAGCACGCGTTCCTCGGCCCGGCGATGTACGACTCGGCCGGTGCGGTGCTGATGGGTCTGCCGCCGACCACCGCCGGTTTCCGCTGA
- a CDS encoding Rieske 2Fe-2S domain-containing protein produces the protein MNENIMDVAPADLVSGDRVAGRLYTDPAIFELEMTRIFERTWVWVAHESEIAKPGSFKSTRVGRQPVIVTRDRRNAIHTLLNRCRHRGASLCEKPQGQANGFTCPYHAWSYSLDGKLRGIPYPDGYEGVADKRDLSLKKLRTESYGGMVFATFGENIEPLEDFLGDVRLWIDRFMKQGGGYPIKVLGKHRFRFKGNWKIQLENTTDGYHFPIVHRSWMASVDAETADMMSFMTDPEAITHDLGHGHSVMQMVPEHSDLDDDDGSEPLQARFAGLVDELSKTLDAAQVRKVVRAMHGTGFNLNLFPNVSMSIAFFRVLRPIAVDETEIEHIALGPDGPPELDPVNRERLRIHEHFQGPFGFGTPDDAEGWDRVQRGAQGAPEMPIMVNRGLAREKASPEGWPTSHVTDETGMRAAYQQWKRMMSDD, from the coding sequence ATGAACGAGAACATCATGGACGTCGCGCCCGCCGACCTGGTTTCCGGCGACCGCGTCGCCGGCCGCCTCTACACCGACCCGGCGATCTTCGAGCTGGAGATGACCCGGATCTTCGAGCGCACCTGGGTCTGGGTCGCACACGAGAGCGAGATCGCCAAGCCGGGCAGCTTCAAGTCGACCCGTGTCGGCCGCCAGCCGGTGATCGTCACGCGCGACCGCAGGAACGCCATCCACACCCTGCTCAACCGCTGCCGCCACCGGGGCGCCAGCCTGTGCGAAAAGCCCCAGGGCCAGGCCAACGGCTTCACCTGCCCGTACCACGCCTGGTCCTACAGCCTGGACGGCAAGCTGCGCGGCATTCCGTATCCCGACGGCTACGAAGGCGTCGCGGACAAACGTGATCTGTCGCTGAAGAAACTGCGCACCGAAAGCTACGGCGGAATGGTGTTCGCGACCTTCGGCGAAAACATCGAACCGCTCGAAGATTTCCTCGGCGACGTCAGGTTGTGGATCGACCGGTTCATGAAGCAGGGAGGCGGTTATCCGATCAAGGTGCTCGGCAAGCACCGGTTCAGGTTCAAGGGGAACTGGAAGATCCAGCTGGAGAACACCACCGACGGTTACCACTTCCCGATCGTGCACCGGTCGTGGATGGCCTCGGTCGACGCCGAGACCGCCGACATGATGTCGTTCATGACCGATCCCGAGGCGATCACCCACGACCTCGGGCACGGCCACAGCGTGATGCAGATGGTGCCCGAGCACTCCGACCTCGATGACGACGACGGCAGCGAACCGCTGCAGGCGCGTTTCGCGGGGCTCGTCGACGAGCTGTCCAAGACGCTCGACGCCGCGCAGGTGCGCAAGGTGGTCCGGGCGATGCACGGCACCGGGTTCAACCTCAACCTGTTCCCCAACGTGTCGATGTCCATCGCGTTCTTCCGCGTGCTGCGGCCGATCGCGGTGGACGAGACGGAGATCGAGCACATCGCGCTCGGTCCGGACGGGCCGCCCGAACTGGATCCGGTCAACCGGGAACGACTGCGCATCCACGAGCACTTCCAGGGACCCTTCGGGTTCGGCACGCCGGACGACGCCGAGGGCTGGGACCGCGTGCAGCGTGGTGCGCAGGGCGCGCCCGAGATGCCGATCATGGTCAACCGCGGCCTCGCCAGGGAGAAGGCGAGCCCGGAGGGCTGGCCGACCTCCCACGTCACCGACGAGACCGGCATGCGCGCGGCCTACCAGCAGTGGAAGCGGATGATGAGCGATGACTGA
- a CDS encoding aromatic-ring-hydroxylating dioxygenase subunit beta yields MTEAVPTTDPRVARAIDLIWREAALLDRGEYSAWNALYTEDGFYVIPIDPGTDDFAGTLNMVYDDARMRQMRVNRMTEGYAIAAVDAARTVRTVSGFVPESVSDVDVVLRSAQVLIAYKRGSHDIWAADVTHRVRLSPTGPAGDRIVLKVVRLVNSEDAVSAAGFLL; encoded by the coding sequence ATGACTGAGGCAGTCCCCACCACCGATCCGCGGGTCGCCCGGGCGATCGACCTGATCTGGCGCGAAGCGGCCCTGCTCGATCGCGGGGAGTACTCCGCGTGGAACGCGCTCTACACGGAGGACGGTTTCTACGTCATCCCCATCGACCCCGGCACCGACGACTTCGCCGGCACGCTCAACATGGTCTACGACGACGCGCGGATGCGGCAGATGCGCGTGAACCGGATGACCGAGGGTTACGCCATCGCCGCCGTCGACGCCGCCCGGACCGTTCGCACGGTGTCGGGATTCGTGCCGGAGTCGGTGTCCGATGTGGACGTCGTGCTGCGGTCGGCGCAGGTGCTGATCGCCTACAAGCGCGGGTCCCACGACATCTGGGCCGCCGACGTGACACACCGCGTCCGGCTCTCGCCGACCGGTCCGGCTGGTGATCGGATCGTGCTGAAGGTGGTCCGGCTGGTGAACAGCGAGGACGCCGTGTCCGCCGCGGGGTTCCTGCTGTGA
- a CDS encoding SDR family NAD(P)-dependent oxidoreductase, with protein sequence MTAPARQVAVVTGGANGLGEAIVRRLHTGGCQVAIADLDGSAADSLAEELDGSGATAKGYPVDVSVPAELAGLRTEVLDDFGEVHILVNNAALTRARPLLEITAEELETVMAVNFSGTFHACQLFGSYLAERGYGRIVNIASLAGQNGGTTTGGHYASSKGAILTATKVFARELAARGVTVNAVSPGPQDSPAVHSIVGEDNLDALARNIPVGRLGDPAFIAEMVALLASPGAASVTGACWDANGGLYLR encoded by the coding sequence GTGACCGCCCCAGCGCGACAGGTCGCCGTCGTCACCGGCGGGGCGAACGGGCTCGGGGAGGCGATCGTGCGCCGCCTGCACACCGGCGGCTGCCAGGTCGCCATCGCCGACCTCGACGGCTCCGCCGCGGACTCACTCGCGGAAGAACTCGACGGTTCCGGTGCCACGGCCAAGGGCTACCCGGTCGATGTGAGCGTGCCCGCCGAGCTGGCGGGGTTGCGTACGGAGGTGCTCGACGACTTCGGCGAAGTGCACATCCTGGTCAACAACGCCGCGCTCACCCGGGCCAGACCATTGCTGGAGATCACCGCCGAGGAACTCGAGACCGTCATGGCCGTGAACTTCTCGGGCACCTTCCACGCCTGCCAGCTCTTCGGCTCCTACCTGGCCGAGCGCGGTTACGGCCGGATCGTCAACATCGCCTCGCTGGCCGGGCAGAACGGCGGCACCACCACCGGTGGTCACTACGCGTCCTCCAAGGGCGCGATCCTGACCGCGACCAAGGTGTTCGCCCGCGAACTCGCCGCTCGCGGGGTCACGGTCAACGCGGTGTCACCCGGACCGCAGGACAGCCCGGCCGTGCACTCGATCGTGGGCGAGGACAACCTCGACGCGCTGGCCAGGAACATCCCGGTCGGGCGTCTCGGCGATCCGGCGTTCATCGCCGAGATGGTCGCCCTGCTCGCTTCTCCCGGCGCCGCGTCGGTCACCGGCGCGTGCTGGGACGCCAACGGCGGCCTCTACCTGCGCTGA
- a CDS encoding PDR/VanB family oxidoreductase yields the protein MTNILVRVAEVIEETAAIRTLRLVREDGRPLGPYAAGAHIDVTGPTGLVRQYSLCGPPSEGASLLIAVKLEPESRGGSAALHAVSAGDHLKIGEPRNLLTVSADADKHVLVAGGIGITPLLSMAYELDDRGAEFELHYFARSQDEAAFTDLLRARFGERARLHFGVPRTGQPAVLATVLPGLTSASHVYTCGPQGFLDQVAAVFTPAVGENHFHVEHFTATEIDTSGDTPFTVQLDTGESFEVPADRSILSVLTENGIEVAKSCEEGICGSCVSGVLEGAPDHRDNCLSAADKAACDQMALCVSRALTGKLVIELY from the coding sequence ATGACGAACATCCTGGTCCGGGTGGCGGAGGTGATCGAGGAAACCGCCGCCATCCGCACCCTGCGCCTGGTCCGCGAGGACGGTCGGCCGCTCGGGCCCTACGCGGCCGGTGCCCACATCGACGTCACCGGTCCGACCGGCCTGGTGCGGCAGTACTCGCTGTGCGGTCCGCCATCGGAGGGGGCGTCGCTGCTCATCGCGGTCAAGCTGGAGCCGGAGTCGCGAGGCGGGTCCGCCGCGCTGCACGCGGTATCGGCCGGCGATCACCTCAAGATCGGTGAGCCACGCAACCTGCTCACCGTCTCCGCCGACGCGGACAAGCACGTGCTCGTCGCCGGGGGCATCGGCATCACGCCGCTGCTGAGCATGGCCTACGAACTGGACGACCGGGGCGCGGAGTTCGAGCTGCACTATTTCGCCCGCTCCCAGGATGAGGCCGCTTTCACCGACCTGCTCCGGGCACGATTCGGTGAACGGGCAAGGCTCCACTTCGGAGTGCCGCGCACCGGGCAGCCCGCCGTACTCGCCACCGTGCTTCCCGGCCTGACCTCGGCCAGTCACGTCTACACCTGCGGTCCGCAGGGTTTCCTGGACCAGGTCGCCGCGGTGTTCACCCCGGCGGTCGGCGAGAACCACTTCCACGTCGAGCACTTCACCGCCACCGAAATCGACACCAGCGGCGACACCCCCTTCACCGTCCAACTCGACACGGGGGAGAGCTTCGAGGTCCCGGCGGACCGGTCCATCCTTTCCGTACTGACCGAGAACGGCATCGAGGTCGCCAAGTCCTGCGAGGAAGGCATCTGCGGCTCCTGCGTCTCGGGTGTTCTCGAAGGCGCCCCCGACCATCGCGACAACTGCCTCTCGGCCGCCGACAAGGCCGCCTGCGACCAGATGGCCCTGTGCGTGTCCCGCGCGCTGACCGGCAAACTGGTGATCGAGCTGTACTGA
- a CDS encoding TetR/AcrR family transcriptional regulator, with protein MNARRVEPAPGPTSRVAYGSGRRALLEAAIRVVAAQGLRGLTYRAVAAEAGVTHGSVRYHFGDRDTLIEEALTFCVERGIEGVELTLDESGFDDFAAGIVAMVAAAPEAQAFQYELALESRRRPELRPVMERVNDSYRVAVHQALVRNGLDDPALAELVFIAIDGLVFHQTAFGNTGRTERAVKVLRKLLTAYAAT; from the coding sequence GTGAACGCGCGACGGGTAGAGCCCGCACCGGGCCCGACGAGCCGCGTAGCCTACGGCAGCGGCAGGCGAGCGCTGCTCGAAGCCGCCATCCGAGTCGTTGCGGCCCAAGGGTTGCGTGGCCTGACCTACCGTGCGGTGGCCGCCGAGGCGGGCGTCACCCACGGGTCGGTCCGCTATCACTTCGGGGATCGGGACACGCTGATCGAGGAAGCGCTCACCTTCTGCGTGGAGCGCGGCATCGAGGGTGTCGAACTGACCTTGGACGAATCCGGGTTCGACGATTTCGCGGCCGGTATCGTCGCCATGGTCGCCGCTGCCCCGGAGGCGCAGGCCTTCCAGTACGAGCTGGCACTGGAATCCCGGCGCCGCCCGGAACTGCGGCCGGTGATGGAGCGGGTCAACGACTCGTACCGGGTCGCCGTGCACCAGGCGCTCGTGCGCAACGGCCTCGACGATCCCGCCCTGGCCGAGCTGGTCTTCATCGCCATCGACGGGCTGGTGTTCCACCAGACCGCGTTCGGCAACACCGGGCGGACCGAGCGCGCCGTCAAGGTCCTCCGGAAGCTGCTGACGGCGTACGCGGCCACGTGA